A stretch of Actinomycetota bacterium DNA encodes these proteins:
- a CDS encoding ATP-dependent DNA helicase: MSEISRQQLNNVLGFELSDEQWLIVSSPLEPSVVVAGAGSGKTTSMAARVAWLVGSQWATADAVLGLTFTNKAAASLGSSMRRMLNSMHADGSWQSAPPQDAVSAEPQVQTYNAFAARILNDHGIRIGREPGARLLTDGARQQLAYHVVCTSLLPLNALEKNPAGIATDLLRLDDQCSELDLDPAALMQWDQRLVASLTALEPLQNNGKETVLTASKRILLAQLIQEWRAAKLSREVIDYSDQTRLALELIRRFPEIAAVLRNQFSVVLLDEYQDTSIAQRHLLQSLFGQGHAVTAVGDPCQAIYGWRGASVDNIENFPHHFPAVRGGQLHSAARYTLSANRRSGHSILAIANELSHSLRAQHTGLLELQWADTGKGAGDVAVGLFEHVGHERDWIVARIQELGAATQGQWGDIAVLATTGRELAEFSRLLTAAQVPVQLHGAAGLLSKTLVVEVRSILEAVVDPIANPAVVRLLAGPRWAIGARDLVALGKRAVELAGSAHRVDAVDVGEALDEAVAGADGVEMTSLSDATFDLGDPHRYSPEALERLTNFGHELAELRRHSSEPLVDFLGRILRTTGLDVELELASDDAQISWMSFVRFAAEFTDLEGRSTLGAFLRRLRDAERFDVDLSVDAVQRTDAVQLMTVFKAKGLEFAHVFVPSFVDGAFPGGNARGQWPTSAVTVPWHLRADATDALMSYPKPDESPRSKDYTSYLGELRSLQQVDNERLAYVALTRAQHTLVVTGHWWGSTQKSTRKPAPYLGRVFDASQGGIGNVVHWHPEPEGDVNPFLVQSQGVMWPAPVESSGQVRALTEHIAQAKPASVSSLSEQEQLQVEQWQTAARLLAEELRRQKQAVVRVPLPSSMSATQLMRAMSEPAELARDLARPMPSAKSRASARGTAMHTWIQTQYGQQTLLDPDDLPGAADIAIASDEALAELKQAFGRSAFSNRQPYAIEQPFAMVVGGRVVRGRIDAVFESNGRFDVIDWKTGSADHTDAWQLALYRLAWSRIASVPLQDIDAGFLMIRTGELLRPVLPDLSELIA; this comes from the coding sequence ATGAGCGAGATCTCACGTCAGCAACTGAACAATGTGCTGGGTTTCGAGCTGAGCGATGAGCAGTGGCTGATCGTCAGTTCGCCACTTGAACCGTCTGTTGTCGTGGCCGGCGCTGGATCAGGCAAGACCACGTCTATGGCTGCTCGCGTGGCTTGGCTGGTGGGCAGCCAGTGGGCCACTGCCGACGCCGTGCTTGGACTGACGTTCACCAACAAGGCTGCCGCATCCTTGGGCAGCAGCATGCGTCGAATGCTCAATTCGATGCATGCCGATGGCTCATGGCAGTCGGCGCCGCCGCAAGACGCAGTGTCTGCGGAACCTCAGGTACAGACGTACAACGCTTTTGCTGCGCGCATTCTCAATGATCACGGCATCCGCATCGGCCGTGAGCCTGGGGCTCGATTGCTCACTGATGGCGCGCGACAGCAACTGGCCTACCACGTGGTGTGCACGAGTCTGCTGCCTCTCAATGCTCTTGAGAAGAACCCTGCCGGGATCGCCACCGATCTCTTGCGCCTCGACGATCAATGCAGCGAACTCGACCTTGATCCGGCTGCGCTCATGCAATGGGATCAGCGGCTTGTCGCCTCGCTGACTGCGCTTGAACCTCTGCAGAACAACGGCAAGGAGACAGTTCTGACTGCCTCCAAGAGAATCCTGCTGGCACAGCTCATCCAGGAGTGGCGGGCGGCAAAACTGAGCCGCGAGGTCATCGACTACAGCGATCAGACGCGCCTCGCCCTTGAACTCATCCGCCGATTCCCTGAGATCGCTGCTGTTCTTCGCAATCAATTCTCGGTGGTGCTCCTAGATGAGTACCAGGACACCTCAATTGCCCAACGTCATCTCCTGCAATCGCTCTTTGGCCAAGGACATGCAGTCACCGCTGTTGGCGATCCTTGCCAGGCCATCTACGGCTGGCGCGGAGCCAGCGTGGACAACATCGAGAATTTCCCACACCACTTTCCCGCAGTCAGAGGTGGTCAACTGCACTCCGCAGCGCGATACACCTTGAGCGCGAACCGCAGATCGGGCCATTCGATTCTCGCGATTGCAAATGAGCTCTCGCATTCCCTGCGAGCCCAGCACACGGGACTTCTCGAATTGCAGTGGGCCGACACCGGAAAAGGCGCTGGCGATGTGGCCGTTGGACTGTTTGAGCATGTGGGGCACGAGCGCGATTGGATCGTTGCGCGAATCCAAGAACTAGGAGCGGCTACGCAAGGGCAGTGGGGCGATATCGCCGTCCTGGCCACCACGGGCAGGGAGTTGGCGGAGTTCTCGCGCCTATTGACCGCGGCGCAGGTACCGGTGCAACTGCACGGGGCAGCCGGGTTGCTGAGCAAGACTCTGGTGGTTGAAGTGCGAAGCATTCTTGAGGCCGTTGTCGACCCGATCGCCAATCCGGCCGTCGTGCGCTTGTTGGCCGGACCCCGCTGGGCAATCGGAGCGCGAGATCTTGTGGCACTTGGCAAACGTGCTGTCGAACTCGCCGGGTCGGCGCATCGCGTCGATGCGGTCGATGTGGGCGAAGCACTCGATGAGGCGGTCGCAGGTGCCGATGGCGTGGAGATGACCTCGCTGAGTGATGCCACCTTCGATCTGGGTGACCCGCATCGCTATTCACCAGAAGCTCTTGAGCGCCTGACGAACTTCGGTCATGAACTTGCCGAGTTGCGTCGACATTCAAGTGAGCCGCTCGTGGATTTTCTCGGAAGAATCCTCCGCACGACTGGACTTGATGTCGAGCTTGAACTTGCGTCAGATGATGCGCAGATCAGCTGGATGAGCTTCGTCCGCTTCGCTGCGGAATTCACAGACCTCGAAGGGCGATCCACCCTTGGCGCCTTCCTGCGCCGACTTCGCGACGCCGAACGATTTGATGTGGATCTCAGCGTTGATGCCGTGCAGCGCACCGACGCAGTGCAGCTGATGACCGTGTTCAAGGCCAAGGGACTTGAATTCGCGCACGTCTTCGTTCCGAGCTTTGTTGATGGAGCATTTCCAGGAGGCAATGCACGAGGGCAGTGGCCCACCAGTGCAGTCACGGTGCCGTGGCATCTGCGCGCTGATGCCACGGATGCATTGATGAGCTACCCGAAGCCAGATGAGAGTCCCCGATCAAAGGACTACACCAGTTATCTGGGTGAACTGCGATCTCTGCAGCAGGTCGACAATGAGCGGCTTGCCTACGTCGCCCTTACGCGCGCCCAGCACACCTTGGTTGTCACGGGCCATTGGTGGGGGAGCACCCAGAAGAGCACTCGCAAGCCCGCTCCGTATTTGGGTCGAGTATTTGACGCCAGCCAGGGCGGCATTGGCAATGTGGTGCATTGGCATCCCGAGCCGGAAGGTGACGTCAATCCCTTCTTGGTCCAAAGCCAGGGCGTGATGTGGCCCGCTCCGGTTGAGTCATCAGGGCAGGTGCGCGCGCTCACCGAACACATTGCGCAAGCTAAGCCTGCCTCAGTGTCCTCATTGTCTGAGCAAGAGCAACTGCAAGTGGAGCAGTGGCAGACGGCGGCTCGCTTACTTGCTGAGGAGTTGCGCAGGCAAAAGCAGGCAGTGGTGCGGGTGCCATTGCCGAGTTCCATGTCAGCAACTCAACTCATGCGAGCGATGAGCGAGCCCGCCGAGCTTGCTCGCGATCTGGCGCGACCGATGCCTTCAGCAAAGTCACGCGCCTCGGCTCGGGGCACTGCAATGCACACCTGGATCCAGACGCAGTACGGACAGCAGACACTGCTTGACCCCGATGATCTTCCCGGTGCCGCAGACATCGCTATTGCAAGCGATGAGGCTCTCGCTGAACTCAAGCAAGCCTTTGGGCGCAGTGCCTTTTCCAACCGCCAGCCCTACGCGATTGAACAGCCCTTTGCCATGGTGGTGGGTGGTCGTGTCGTGCGCGGGCGCATTGATGCCGTATTTGAAAGCAATGGCCGGTTTGATGTCATCGACTGGAAGACCGGCAGCGCCGATCACACCGATGCCTGGCAGCTGGCGCTCTATCGACTCGCCTGGTCGCGGATCGCCAGCGTGCCACTGCAGGACATTGACGCTGGTTTCCTGATGATTCGCACAGGCGAACTCCTGCGGCCCGTGCTGCCAGATCTCAGCGAACTCATTGCTTAG
- the moeZ gene encoding adenylyltransferase/sulfurtransferase MoeZ: MSLPPLVEPAADLSVDEVRRYSRHLIIPDVGMAGQKRLKNAKVLCVGAGGLGSPSLMYLAAAGVGTLGIVEFDIVDESNLQRQIIHGQSDVGRSKAESARDSVREINPYVTVNLHEERLDSSNVMELFSQYDLIVDGTDNFATRYLVNDACVLLGKPYIWGSIYRFDGQASVFWSEHGPCYRCLYPEPPPPGMVPSCAEGGVLGVLCGSIGSIQVTEAIKVLTGIGETLLGRLMIYDALEMSYRKVKIRKDPNCAICGENPTVTELIDYEAFCGTISDEAALAAMNSTISVVDLKKMLDDRDRGEDDFLLIDVREPGEYEIVQIPGAVLIPKGLFMDGSALEDLPTDKRIVIHCKLGGRSAEVLAVVKGAGFSDAVHVGGGVLAWVNQIEPQKPTY, from the coding sequence GTGAGCTTGCCACCACTGGTGGAACCCGCAGCCGACCTGAGTGTTGACGAGGTTCGCCGTTACAGCCGACATTTGATCATTCCTGATGTCGGCATGGCGGGTCAGAAGCGCCTGAAGAACGCCAAGGTGCTCTGCGTGGGCGCCGGTGGTCTTGGCAGCCCCTCGTTGATGTATCTGGCAGCCGCTGGCGTTGGCACCCTTGGCATCGTCGAGTTCGACATCGTTGATGAATCCAATCTGCAACGCCAGATCATCCATGGGCAAAGCGATGTTGGCCGATCCAAGGCCGAGAGTGCTCGCGACAGCGTGCGCGAGATCAATCCCTATGTGACGGTCAATCTGCACGAGGAGCGGCTGGATTCAAGCAATGTGATGGAGCTGTTCTCCCAGTACGACCTCATCGTTGATGGCACGGATAACTTTGCCACTCGCTATCTCGTCAATGATGCCTGCGTGCTGCTGGGCAAGCCCTACATCTGGGGCTCGATCTACCGCTTTGACGGACAAGCCAGCGTCTTCTGGTCCGAGCACGGGCCTTGCTACCGCTGCCTGTATCCAGAGCCACCGCCACCTGGCATGGTTCCCTCGTGTGCTGAAGGCGGCGTGCTTGGTGTGCTGTGTGGATCCATCGGATCCATTCAGGTCACTGAGGCCATCAAGGTGCTCACCGGAATCGGCGAGACACTGCTTGGCCGCCTGATGATCTACGACGCCTTGGAGATGAGCTATCGCAAGGTGAAGATCCGCAAGGATCCCAACTGCGCGATCTGTGGTGAGAACCCGACGGTCACCGAATTGATCGACTACGAGGCCTTCTGCGGAACCATCTCAGACGAGGCAGCTCTCGCCGCGATGAATTCCACGATCTCGGTCGTCGATCTGAAGAAGATGCTCGACGATCGCGATCGTGGCGAGGATGACTTCCTGCTCATCGATGTGCGTGAGCCAGGGGAGTACGAAATCGTGCAGATCCCAGGTGCAGTCTTGATTCCCAAGGGCCTGTTCATGGACGGCAGCGCATTGGAGGATCTCCCAACGGACAAGCGCATCGTGATTCACTGCAAGCTCGGCGGTCGATCAGCCGAAGTGCTGGCAGTGGTCAAGGGGGCTGGTTTCTCCGATGCCGTGCATGTTGGTGGCGGCGTGCTTGCCTGGGTCAATCAGATCGAGCCGCAAAAGCCCACGTACTGA
- a CDS encoding NIL domain-containing protein, producing MPHRHLQLTFGQDTTTEPIIYMMVKHHQVVPNIRRANIDQHVGWMVLDLEGETADLDRATEYLKSLGIEVSAAEGDIVAG from the coding sequence ATGCCTCACCGCCATCTGCAGTTGACCTTCGGACAGGACACCACGACTGAGCCGATCATCTACATGATGGTCAAGCACCATCAGGTGGTGCCCAATATCCGTCGGGCAAACATCGATCAGCATGTGGGCTGGATGGTCCTTGACCTTGAAGGCGAAACAGCTGATCTTGATCGTGCCACCGAGTACCTGAAGTCCCTTGGAATTGAAGTCTCCGCGGCCGAGGGTGACATAGTCGCCGGCTGA
- a CDS encoding lysylphosphatidylglycerol synthase transmembrane domain-containing protein, translating to MTDQPVELQDGLSDQRVVESAGLSTVVIEEGLIPRQVRRPLDLARFLLAVALTIGIVGVAWFAASTSAGLDADLSTGARLLPSLVILVLNVVGGIGTLGLPIAASISLVLRKRLRQLLDSLLASLFTIVFLTLLAMFVSRIDSPRLLTALTGAASSGGASTAPILGGLIAFITVARLMGRRPWSVLSLIVIGSVATVTVLSSAIALAGMLISITIGWGVGLIARYALGTPTSRPSGVVVAQALERGGLPVISLVAQDTTRRGRRYQAVTRSGAVLRVTVFDRDMEGAGLATAAWTALRLREDQVNGRANMRRMLDHAALTSYAAQVAGAPEPRLLLASEINTDSYVLAYEYIAGTSFAEVDELTDADLEQAWRALRTLHEHDISHRSLHAEHIIRSNDDSVWLVGQDTGSVAATDVAQRIDLAEMLCTLALLTGAERAISTGRTVLGVAGLSRALPALQSVALSAPSRKALRKHKDLLVELRNSLIEIEPDAEVEPIQLQRFKVRTLVLAVVGTVAAYVLLSQLANVDLLQLIRTADWRWALGALIFSLITYVAAAWSLSGFVPERLSLVRTVLAQLSGAFATLVSPPTLGSVAINMRFLQKAGVHPALAAASVGVSQVMAFIMHMLLLLAFGLAAGTQADFTFQPPKIVVIAVVVIAVIIVAAFAIPQVRRVTHERVAPLLREVGPRLITVAQRPMKLIEGIGGVILLNLAYIAVLYASVEAFGGNLSIPVVAVVYLAGATIGQAAPTPGGLGAVEAALTAGLTAAGLDGGIALSAVLLYRVITFWIPTIPGYWAFSWLTKRGAL from the coding sequence GTGACCGACCAGCCCGTGGAACTGCAGGACGGGCTGTCCGATCAGCGCGTTGTGGAGTCCGCAGGGCTGTCGACGGTGGTGATCGAAGAGGGACTCATCCCCAGGCAGGTACGCCGCCCGCTTGATCTGGCGCGCTTCCTGCTCGCGGTTGCACTGACCATCGGCATCGTCGGGGTGGCTTGGTTTGCCGCCAGCACGAGTGCCGGACTTGATGCCGATCTTTCAACCGGTGCCCGCCTGCTGCCGTCATTGGTCATCCTTGTGCTCAATGTGGTCGGCGGCATCGGAACTCTGGGCCTGCCGATCGCGGCCTCGATCTCGCTCGTGCTGCGCAAGCGCTTACGGCAACTGCTGGACTCACTGCTGGCGTCCCTGTTCACCATCGTCTTCCTGACGTTGTTGGCGATGTTCGTCAGCCGCATTGACTCCCCGCGCCTGCTCACTGCGCTGACCGGCGCGGCAAGTTCTGGCGGAGCATCGACCGCGCCAATCCTGGGCGGTCTCATTGCCTTCATCACCGTTGCTCGCCTCATGGGCCGACGTCCGTGGAGTGTGCTGAGCCTCATCGTCATCGGCTCCGTTGCCACGGTCACGGTGCTGAGCTCGGCAATCGCCTTGGCCGGGATGCTCATCTCCATCACGATCGGTTGGGGCGTGGGCCTGATTGCCCGATACGCCTTGGGCACACCCACCTCGCGGCCGTCTGGTGTCGTCGTAGCGCAAGCCCTGGAGCGGGGTGGATTGCCCGTCATCTCTCTGGTGGCTCAGGACACCACTCGACGTGGGCGTCGCTATCAAGCCGTCACGCGAAGTGGAGCCGTGCTGCGCGTCACGGTCTTTGATCGCGACATGGAGGGAGCCGGCCTTGCCACGGCAGCCTGGACCGCCTTGCGGCTGCGTGAGGATCAGGTCAATGGTCGCGCCAACATGCGACGCATGCTGGATCATGCAGCACTGACGTCATACGCCGCCCAAGTTGCCGGCGCACCCGAGCCTCGACTGCTGCTGGCATCGGAGATCAACACTGACTCCTACGTCCTGGCCTACGAATACATCGCAGGCACCAGCTTCGCCGAAGTCGATGAGCTCACTGACGCTGATCTGGAACAGGCGTGGCGTGCACTGCGAACTCTGCATGAACACGACATCAGCCATCGCTCTTTGCATGCGGAGCACATCATCCGCAGCAATGACGATTCGGTCTGGCTGGTTGGACAGGACACCGGCTCAGTTGCTGCGACTGATGTGGCCCAGCGCATCGACCTCGCCGAGATGCTGTGCACATTGGCGCTGCTGACCGGTGCAGAACGGGCGATTTCCACAGGTCGCACCGTGCTCGGCGTGGCCGGACTGTCACGTGCCCTACCTGCCTTGCAGAGCGTTGCCCTGTCAGCTCCTTCCCGTAAGGCCTTGCGCAAGCACAAGGATCTGCTCGTCGAACTTCGCAACAGCTTGATCGAGATCGAACCTGACGCTGAAGTCGAACCCATTCAGCTGCAGCGATTCAAGGTGCGCACTCTCGTGCTTGCCGTGGTCGGCACCGTCGCCGCCTATGTTCTTCTGAGCCAGCTCGCCAATGTCGATCTGCTCCAACTGATCAGAACCGCAGACTGGCGCTGGGCGCTGGGCGCCCTGATTTTCAGCCTGATCACCTACGTGGCAGCCGCGTGGTCGCTTTCCGGATTCGTCCCCGAACGCCTCTCGCTGGTCCGCACTGTGCTGGCTCAACTCTCAGGCGCGTTTGCGACCCTGGTGTCGCCGCCCACGCTGGGCTCGGTGGCCATCAACATGCGCTTCCTGCAGAAGGCAGGAGTCCATCCAGCACTTGCCGCCGCAAGTGTTGGGGTATCGCAGGTGATGGCCTTCATCATGCACATGCTGCTCCTGCTTGCCTTCGGACTGGCCGCAGGTACACAGGCGGACTTCACTTTCCAGCCACCCAAGATCGTGGTCATTGCCGTGGTGGTCATCGCGGTGATCATCGTCGCGGCCTTTGCCATTCCGCAGGTGCGGCGGGTCACGCATGAACGCGTGGCTCCGCTGCTGCGCGAGGTGGGGCCTCGGCTGATCACCGTTGCGCAGCGTCCGATGAAACTGATCGAGGGAATCGGCGGCGTCATTCTCCTGAACCTGGCCTACATCGCAGTGCTGTATGCCAGCGTCGAGGCCTTCGGAGGCAATCTCAGCATTCCCGTAGTCGCCGTGGTGTACCTCGCTGGCGCGACCATCGGTCAGGCCGCTCCGACTCCCGGTGGGCTTGGCGCTGTGGAAGCTGCCCTGACAGCCGGCCTCACGGCTGCCGGACTGGACGGCGGCATTGCACTGTCCGCAGTGCTGCTCTACCGCGTGATCACTTTCTGGATCCCGACCATCCCTGGTTACTGGGCCTTCAGCTGGCTCACCAAGCGTGGCGCGCTCTAA
- a CDS encoding ATP-dependent DNA helicase produces the protein MSTAERPAGSRRVWELDRAPLPASQPIALDANQREVVDHRHGPLLVLAGPGTGKTTTLVEAILARLHDQNEPIAPEQVLALTFGRRAAADLRDRLVGRLDGGVLPTVATFHSFAYGLLQQTASPEDYREPPKLLSGAEEDVRIRELLMGAIQDGAMQWPEDLMGAIGTLGLANEVRAVLAKAKLLNLDADQLRSIGRRADRPAWEALGELAAIESQVMSLENVLDYVSLLSELVVRLRSDPNARERFRFIAVDEYQDTDPLQIALLRALVGPRTTLIAVGDPDQSIYGFRGADAQGLLDFPRTFGSVADPAPIVVLGTTRRFGPAIREAATCIIGKVPLRGLPADVVDRHRHPSTAPDQEAEPISIQSYDSELTRAASIAQQMREQHLHAGVPWGQMAVLARSGQDMATVLRGLRQAGVPAVVAADEIPLRLEPAVGTLLLAAEIAGNPQGMSVTQAADLLAGPLCGLDVTQLRQLGRALRAQARIDNPSATPPPADQLISEVLKGTLECPQDEQLTEISAAIERLRLLVTAAHQQLANGASPAEVLWVLWAGELPGAGRAHGWPDRLRRLALHGSWSADHDLDAVMALFDTAQRDSTRFRGFQGLRNFLLALRSQQLPAESVAERAVDGDVVRVLTAHRAKGQEWDCVWIIGLQEGQWPDLRPRGSVLEADRLTSTGIGPSVSPTELLAEERRLLYVAITRARRTCVLAVVQTADESGQQPSRFLDDLQVPRYAAQDRSATITSLPRLVASLRSAATDEHASPALRDAALLQLQLLAGERDDEGEVLITAAQAQQWWGVLEPTVLASSIRPLDKAIGLSGSAIENIITCPLRWFLEHDVHADVVRGEATKFGSVIHALADFIAKGEVPDDLDSADAWIDRVWSDLRFEAPWQSVSERVLAREALARFLNYQQQAERELLGTEERREAVIEVPTPEGGVEQVRIHGLLDRIELDSLGRQVAIDLKNMKRPPADKEVPEHAQLGMYQLLLRENGAEVGGAALVQLRKGTTADPDFPKVQLQPPLDGPSPTWIEFELGEAAELLRSERFEARANSFCDFCAYRSVCPTQTAGEQVIS, from the coding sequence ATGAGCACCGCGGAAAGGCCAGCAGGCTCGCGGCGCGTATGGGAACTGGATCGCGCCCCTCTGCCAGCCAGCCAGCCGATTGCGCTGGATGCCAATCAGAGGGAGGTGGTCGACCACCGGCATGGTCCTCTCCTGGTGTTGGCGGGGCCTGGCACCGGCAAGACCACGACACTCGTTGAGGCAATTCTGGCCCGATTGCACGATCAGAACGAGCCGATTGCCCCGGAGCAGGTCCTGGCGCTGACTTTCGGCCGAAGGGCGGCCGCTGATCTGCGCGATCGCTTGGTGGGTCGACTTGATGGGGGAGTGCTCCCAACCGTGGCGACCTTCCATTCCTTTGCCTATGGCTTGCTGCAGCAGACAGCGTCCCCCGAGGACTACCGAGAGCCGCCCAAGCTCCTGTCCGGAGCTGAAGAAGATGTCCGCATTCGCGAGTTGCTCATGGGTGCCATCCAAGACGGCGCAATGCAATGGCCTGAAGATCTCATGGGCGCGATTGGCACCTTGGGCTTGGCCAATGAAGTGCGTGCAGTGCTGGCCAAAGCCAAGCTCTTGAATCTGGACGCTGACCAGCTGCGTTCAATCGGGCGCCGTGCCGACCGACCTGCATGGGAGGCCCTCGGCGAACTGGCAGCAATCGAGAGCCAGGTGATGTCCCTTGAGAATGTGCTCGACTACGTGTCACTGCTGAGTGAACTGGTGGTCCGGCTTCGATCAGATCCCAATGCCCGCGAGCGCTTCCGCTTCATCGCCGTTGATGAGTACCAGGACACCGATCCCTTGCAGATCGCTCTGCTGCGAGCCCTCGTAGGCCCGCGGACCACATTGATCGCCGTCGGCGATCCTGATCAGTCGATCTACGGGTTCCGAGGCGCAGATGCGCAGGGGCTCCTGGATTTTCCTCGAACCTTCGGTTCGGTCGCCGATCCCGCACCGATCGTGGTGCTGGGCACCACTCGACGCTTTGGCCCGGCCATTCGCGAAGCCGCCACGTGCATCATCGGGAAAGTGCCCTTGCGCGGCCTGCCGGCCGATGTCGTGGATCGACACCGTCATCCCAGTACCGCCCCTGATCAAGAAGCCGAGCCCATCAGCATTCAGTCCTACGACAGTGAGCTCACTCGGGCGGCGAGCATCGCCCAGCAGATGCGCGAACAGCACCTGCATGCAGGCGTGCCCTGGGGGCAGATGGCAGTGCTGGCGCGCAGTGGTCAGGACATGGCAACTGTGCTGCGTGGCCTACGGCAGGCGGGAGTGCCGGCCGTCGTTGCTGCCGATGAGATCCCGTTGCGCTTGGAACCAGCTGTGGGCACCTTGTTGCTCGCCGCTGAAATAGCCGGCAATCCGCAAGGCATGTCAGTCACGCAAGCAGCAGACCTGCTGGCTGGCCCCTTGTGCGGACTGGACGTCACGCAGTTGCGCCAACTCGGTCGAGCCCTGCGTGCGCAGGCCCGCATTGACAACCCTTCGGCCACGCCGCCACCGGCCGATCAATTGATCAGTGAAGTGCTGAAGGGCACCCTTGAATGTCCCCAAGACGAGCAGTTGACGGAGATCAGCGCAGCGATTGAACGCCTGCGACTGCTGGTGACCGCCGCGCATCAACAACTCGCCAATGGGGCATCGCCCGCCGAAGTGCTGTGGGTCCTGTGGGCCGGCGAACTGCCTGGCGCAGGCCGGGCACACGGCTGGCCTGATCGACTGCGGCGCTTGGCGCTGCATGGCTCCTGGTCTGCCGATCACGATCTGGATGCTGTGATGGCACTGTTCGATACCGCGCAGCGGGATTCCACGCGCTTTCGTGGCTTTCAAGGCTTGCGCAATTTCCTGCTCGCCTTGCGCAGCCAGCAACTGCCCGCTGAGTCAGTCGCCGAGCGCGCAGTGGATGGCGACGTCGTGCGTGTGCTCACTGCGCATCGGGCCAAGGGTCAGGAGTGGGATTGCGTCTGGATCATTGGTCTGCAAGAAGGGCAGTGGCCCGATCTGCGTCCACGGGGCAGCGTCCTTGAAGCTGATCGACTCACGTCCACTGGCATCGGACCCTCAGTCTCACCCACTGAGCTCCTGGCTGAAGAACGACGTCTGCTGTATGTGGCCATCACGCGTGCGCGTCGCACATGCGTACTGGCTGTCGTGCAGACGGCTGATGAATCCGGGCAGCAGCCCAGCCGCTTCCTTGATGACCTGCAGGTTCCCCGGTATGCAGCCCAGGACCGCAGCGCCACCATCACCAGTCTGCCTCGGCTCGTGGCAAGTTTGCGGTCAGCAGCCACCGACGAGCATGCCTCGCCCGCCCTGCGCGATGCCGCGCTGCTGCAGTTGCAGCTGCTGGCTGGCGAGCGCGACGATGAAGGCGAAGTGCTGATCACCGCTGCTCAGGCCCAGCAATGGTGGGGAGTACTTGAACCCACTGTCCTTGCCTCGTCGATCCGCCCGTTGGACAAGGCGATCGGACTGTCGGGCAGCGCAATCGAGAACATCATCACCTGCCCTCTCCGCTGGTTCCTTGAACATGATGTGCATGCCGATGTTGTACGTGGCGAGGCAACCAAGTTCGGCAGCGTCATCCACGCTCTTGCTGACTTCATAGCCAAGGGCGAAGTGCCAGATGATCTGGACTCAGCTGATGCCTGGATTGATCGAGTGTGGAGCGATCTTCGATTTGAAGCACCATGGCAGAGCGTCAGCGAGCGAGTGCTGGCCCGCGAGGCGCTGGCTCGCTTTTTGAACTATCAGCAGCAGGCTGAGCGCGAGCTGCTGGGTACAGAAGAGCGAAGAGAAGCAGTCATTGAAGTCCCCACGCCCGAGGGCGGGGTTGAGCAGGTGCGCATCCACGGACTGCTTGATCGAATTGAGCTTGACAGTCTCGGCCGCCAGGTGGCAATCGACCTGAAGAACATGAAGCGCCCACCTGCCGACAAAGAGGTGCCAGAGCACGCGCAATTGGGCATGTATCAGCTCCTGCTGCGTGAGAACGGCGCCGAGGTCGGCGGCGCGGCACTGGTGCAATTGCGCAAGGGCACCACGGCAGATCCCGACTTCCCCAAAGTGCAACTGCAGCCGCCCCTTGATGGCCCCTCGCCCACCTGGATCGAATTCGAACTGGGAGAGGCAGCCGAGCTTTTGCGATCTGAACGCTTTGAGGCACGCGCCAACAGCTTCTGCGACTTCTGCGCCTACCGATCCGTCTGTCCGACCCAAACAGCGGGCGAGCAGGTGATCTCATGA